Proteins from one Embleya scabrispora genomic window:
- the mraY gene encoding phospho-N-acetylmuramoyl-pentapeptide-transferase, with product MRAILIAGGIALVLSLIGTPLAIRILVKRGYGQLIRDDGPAGHHSKRGTPTMGGAVIILAALIGYGAAKAITLETPSASALLVLYLMAGLGLVGFVDDFIKIVKQRSLGLRAKAKLAGQSFVGISFALLAIQFKDARGFTPASTHLSFVQDTALDLTPVFFVIWAYILIAGHSNGVNLTDGLDGLATGASVIVFGAYTFIGVWQYGQSCLNAPGVGCYDVRDPLDLAIVSAAMMGSCFGFLWWNTSPAKIFMGDTGSLALGGALAGLAILTRTELLSALIGGLFLIISLSVIIQVGYFKMTGKRVFKMAPLQHHFELKGWTEVLIVVRFWIIAGLCAILGIGIFYAGWVTGT from the coding sequence GTGAGGGCCATCCTCATCGCCGGCGGCATCGCCCTGGTGTTGTCGCTGATCGGTACGCCGCTCGCGATCCGGATCCTGGTCAAGCGCGGCTACGGCCAGCTGATCCGGGACGACGGTCCGGCCGGACACCACAGCAAGCGCGGTACGCCCACCATGGGCGGCGCGGTGATCATCCTGGCCGCGCTCATCGGCTACGGCGCCGCCAAGGCGATCACCCTGGAGACGCCGAGCGCGTCCGCGCTCCTGGTGCTGTACCTGATGGCGGGCCTGGGCCTGGTCGGCTTCGTCGACGACTTCATCAAGATCGTCAAGCAGCGCAGCCTGGGTCTGCGCGCCAAGGCCAAACTGGCCGGACAGTCGTTCGTGGGCATCTCCTTCGCGCTGCTCGCGATCCAGTTCAAGGACGCGCGCGGGTTCACCCCCGCGTCCACACACCTGTCCTTCGTGCAGGACACCGCGCTCGACCTGACGCCGGTGTTCTTCGTGATCTGGGCCTACATCCTGATCGCCGGCCACTCCAACGGCGTCAACCTCACCGACGGTCTGGACGGCCTGGCCACCGGCGCCTCGGTGATCGTCTTCGGCGCGTACACCTTCATCGGGGTCTGGCAGTACGGCCAGTCGTGCCTGAACGCGCCGGGCGTGGGCTGCTACGACGTGCGCGATCCGCTCGACCTGGCGATCGTGTCGGCGGCGATGATGGGCTCGTGTTTCGGCTTCCTGTGGTGGAACACCTCGCCGGCCAAGATCTTCATGGGCGACACCGGGTCGCTCGCCCTGGGCGGCGCGCTCGCCGGGTTGGCCATCCTGACCCGCACCGAGTTGTTGTCCGCGCTCATCGGCGGCCTGTTCCTGATCATCTCGCTGTCGGTGATCATCCAGGTGGGCTACTTCAAGATGACCGGCAAACGGGTGTTCAAAATGGCGCCGCTCCAGCACCATTTCGAACTCAAGGGGTGGACCGAAGTACTCATCGTGGTTCGGTTCTGGATCATCGCCGGCCTGTGCGCCATTCTCGGGATCGGCATCTTCTACGCGGGCTGGGTTACGGGAACGTAA